One Synergistes jonesii genomic window carries:
- a CDS encoding D-Ala-D-Ala carboxypeptidase family metallohydrolase, producing the protein MGDLTKDFSRKEFRCRCGRKDCDAAPIDMKLVTALQALRDLIGVPIIINSAVRCVRHNRRVGGVRNSRHLEGIAADIYCPKLSPKEFAKFAAMIPEFDKGGIGLYDWGIHVDVRGRRARWDYRGR; encoded by the coding sequence TTGGGAGACCTAACGAAGGATTTCTCGCGGAAGGAGTTCCGCTGTAGGTGCGGAAGGAAAGATTGCGACGCGGCGCCGATCGACATGAAGCTGGTGACGGCTTTACAGGCGCTGAGGGATCTGATCGGCGTCCCCATCATCATCAATTCGGCGGTCAGATGCGTCCGGCACAACAGGCGCGTCGGCGGCGTGCGGAACAGCCGGCATCTGGAGGGCATAGCCGCCGATATTTACTGCCCGAAGCTTTCGCCGAAGGAATTTGCTAAGTTCGCCGCTATGATCCCAGAGTTCGACAAAGGCGGCATAGGCCTGTACGACTGGGGGATCCACGTGGACGTGCGCGGCAGGCGCGCGCGCTGGGATTACAGGGGGCGGTGA
- a CDS encoding lytic transglycosylase domain-containing protein, with protein MEADMKVFRWRELAEKWGRQTGCPPALILAVIEQESGGGPEATRHEPEYMERYEARCREIAHACGLSLEDVATSYGLMQLMLPLAWGYMGTAARKDPVAALLDPDQNVRFGAAHLGVLLRKELARHNDAVRLALGAGGGIDAAIVRAAAGRFNGAGSGSAYARNVCALWRLYEGRLKEA; from the coding sequence ATGGAAGCCGATATGAAGGTCTTCCGCTGGCGGGAGCTTGCGGAGAAGTGGGGCCGGCAGACTGGATGTCCGCCGGCTTTGATTTTGGCGGTGATCGAGCAGGAGTCGGGCGGGGGCCCAGAGGCAACGCGGCACGAGCCGGAGTATATGGAAAGGTATGAGGCGCGCTGCCGCGAGATAGCCCATGCATGCGGCTTGTCCCTCGAGGATGTGGCCACGAGCTACGGGCTTATGCAGCTGATGCTGCCGCTGGCCTGGGGCTATATGGGGACTGCGGCCAGGAAGGACCCTGTCGCGGCGCTGCTTGATCCGGATCAGAATGTGCGCTTCGGCGCGGCGCATTTGGGCGTGCTGCTCCGCAAGGAGCTTGCGCGCCACAATGATGCGGTGCGCCTGGCGCTCGGAGCGGGCGGGGGGATCGACGCCGCGATCGTGCGCGCCGCCGCCGGCCGCTTCAATGGCGCTGGGAGCGGGAGCGCTTACGCGCGGAACGTCTGCGCGCTGTGGCGGCTGTATGAAGGGCGCTTGAAAGAGGCGTAG